One window of Mauremys reevesii isolate NIE-2019 linkage group 4, ASM1616193v1, whole genome shotgun sequence genomic DNA carries:
- the TNFRSF12A gene encoding tumor necrosis factor receptor superfamily member 12A, with amino-acid sequence METRGGLAVVLLVLLGGAWGEPAAGPSCPGGQSWSPDLEKCMDCTICLHRTRNDFCATCGEPQPQDSRLWLAVGGAVGGVAVLGLVGGALLWARCRKREKFTTPIEETGGHSGEESLID; translated from the exons ATGGAGACTCGGGGGGGCCTCGCCGtggtgctgctggtgctgctgggggGCGCCTGGGGCGAGCCGGCCGCAG gtccCTCCTGCCCGGGGGGCCAGTCCTGGAGCCCCGACCTGGAGAAGTGCATGGACTGCACCATCTGCCTCCACCGCACCAGAAACGACTTCTGCGCCACAT gtggcgagccccagccccaggactcCCGGCTGTGGCTGGCCGTGGGGGGCGCCGTGGGGGGAGTCGCTGTGCTCGGCCTGGTGGGGGGGGCACTGCTATGGGCCCGCTGCCGCAAGAGGGAGAAATTCACCA CCCCCATAGAAGAGACTGGAGGCCACTCGGGCGAAGAGTCGCTGATAGATTGA
- the LOC120403300 gene encoding complement factor B-like isoform X2, with protein sequence MQHVPFLLLLLFRHGLCDAVCGDAEGIQGGEVVYPKIRTNGSVLEYRCPPNSYAHPVSWRVCQSSGKWSPLRNAFESAQRPSCINYTCTGYITFENGWHEPRQSKYSVGDTITFHCQSGHQLFGAARRTCLANGEWSGRTAVCDPEDSLCPWPGIPLGGHRQGRVFTPGKAVTFTCLRGLVLRGSARRVCQNSGQWSGEEPRCEGRYAYDNVTSVAEHLDVSEEITSHARTGTNIYFVLHASGSIGAENLKTSWEFIIAVMKQATLVSDKVWFAVVGFGSSAQLVSALTKKGTDVEEAWEQFQKTNSFTQRGANMGAALRQVLSLIQTEPPRTSARKHIVVLITSERHNVGLDPAGVSAQIQAAVPDPDQNLDIFALGVGGAHKEQMERIATKKPGTQRSFYLQSYRELGALAQLLRGSDEGLGCGVRGVGRSPAIGRVFRGEQAEEKQWPWQVYLRLKDKHHSYSAGGSIGAPSWVLTAAHNVWDAEAGRAMNPDQVTAAVGLTTIPQQPPGLRVGRIIVHEGYKGLLNFDFDIALLNLTQPLAFTPKIRPVCLPCSAEMSRILDLPAAGWEETCAYQGRILTGHGGDEEEREIRGIITGWGKTGRRAPRKQLQQAEVVIQSRPHCQEKLKNFTSNMFCAIGEKGQDACQGDSGGPFVVRQNQRWIQVGIVSHGSTEKCDGTSLGGYTSVPQLMGWIRTKVPELGFE encoded by the exons ATGCAACatgtccccttcctcctcctcctcctcttccgaCACGGCCTGTGTG ATGCAGTCTGTGGGGATGCGGAAGGTATCCAAGGGGGTGAGGTCGTGTACCCCAAGATCCGAACCAATGGCAGCGTCCTGGAGTATCGCTGCCCCCCAAACAGCTACGCCCATCCCGTGAGCTGGAGGGTCTGTCAGTCCAGCGGGAAGTGGTCACCTCTGAGGAATGCCTTCGAGTCAGCCCAACGGCCCTCCTGCATCA acTACACCTGCACTGGCTACATCACCTTCGAGAACGGGTGGCACGAGCCCCGGCAGAGCAAGTACAGCGTCGGGGACACGATCACCTTCCACTGCCAGTCCGGGCACCAGCTCTTCGGCGCCGCCCGCCGCACCTGCCTGGCCAACGGCGAGTGGAGCGGCCGCACGGCCGTGTGCGACCCCGAgg ACTCTCTGTGCCCCTGGCCAGGCATCCCCCTCGGGGGGCATCGCCAGGGCCGCGTCTTCACGCCAGGCAAAGCCGTGACGTTCACCTGCCTCCGAGGCCTGGTGCTGCGAGGCTCTGCCCGCCGCGTGTGCCAGAACTCAGGCCAGTGGTCGGGGGAGGAGCCGCGCTGTGAGG GCCGCTACGCCTACGACAACGTGACCTCTGTGGCCGAGCACCTGGACGTGTCGGAAGAAATCACCTCGCACGCACGGACAG gcaccaACATATACTTTGTCCTGCACGCGTCGGGCAGCATCGGGGCCGAGAATCTGAAAACAAGTTGGGAATTCATCATCGCCGTCATGAAACAG GCCACCCTGGTCTCTGACAAAGTCTGGTTCGCGGTGGTGGGATTCGGCAGCTCAGCCCAGCTGGTGTCGGCTCTGACCAAGAAGGGCACAGATGTGGAGGAGGCCTGGGAGCAGTTCCAGAAAACAA ACAGCTTCACCCAGCGAGGCGCCAACATGGGGGCCGCGTTGAGGCAGGTTCTGTCCCTGATCCAGACGGAGCCGCCGAGAACCAGCGCCAGGAAACACATCGTGGTTCTGATCACGAGTG AGAGACACAATGTGGGGCTGGacccagccggggtctcagcacAGATCCAGGCAGCCGTCCCCGACCCGGACCAGAACCTGG ataTCTTCGCGCTGGGGGTCGGTGGTGCCCACAAGGAGCAGATGGAGCGAATCGCCACGAAGAAGCCGGGGACCCAAAGATCCTTCTACCTGCAGAGCTACCGTGAGCTGGGGGCCCTCGCCCAGCTGCTGCGGGGCTCGG ACGAAGGGCTCGGCTGTGGGGTGCGGGGCGTGGGGCGCAGCCCGGCCATCGGGCGGGTTTTCCGTGGGGAGCAGGCGGAGGAGAAGCAGTGGCCCTGGCAGGTGTATCTGAGGTTGAAAGACAAG catCATTCCTACAGCGCGGGGGGCTCCATCGGAGCCCCCTCCTGGGTCCTGACCGCGGCTCACAACGTCTGGGACGCCGAGGCCGGGCGAGCCATGAACCCGGACCAAGTCACTGCGGCCGTCG GGCTGACCACcatcccccagcagcccccaggccTCCGCGTGGGGCGAATCATCGTCCACGAGGGCTACAAAGGACTTTTGAATTTTGACTTCGACATCGCACTGCTCAACCTCACCCAGCCTCTGGCCTTCACCCCCAAAATCCG GCCCGTCTGTCTCCCCTGCAGCGCGGAGATGAGCCGCATCCTGGACCTGCCGGCGGCCGGCTGGGAGGAGACGTGCGCGTACCAAG GCCGGATCCTGACGGGGCACGGCGGGgatgaggaggagagagaaatccGGGGCATCATCACCGGCTGGGGGAAGACCGGGAGGCGGGCGcccaggaagcagctgcagcaggccgAGGTGGTGATACAG AGCCGCCCACACTGCCAGGAGaagctgaaaaatttcacctCCAACATGTTTTGTGCCATCGGAGAGAAGGGTCAAGACGCCTGCCAGG gtgaCTCCGGGGGACCCTTCGTAGTGAGGCAAAACCAGCGCTGGATACAG GTTGGCATCGTGAGCCATGGTTCCACTGAGAAGTGCGATGGCACCAGCCTAGGAGGCTACACGAGCGTCCCGCAGCTCATGGGCTGGATCAGGACCAAGGTCCCGGAGCTGGGATTCGAGTGA
- the LOC120403300 gene encoding complement factor B-like isoform X1, producing the protein MPYPSVTTSQRRGRDPRITSPHAPPQRWLHSWPSLTMPGGRGALWKGRGICSPLPRDAVCGDAEGIQGGEVVYPKIRTNGSVLEYRCPPNSYAHPVSWRVCQSSGKWSPLRNAFESAQRPSCINYTCTGYITFENGWHEPRQSKYSVGDTITFHCQSGHQLFGAARRTCLANGEWSGRTAVCDPEDSLCPWPGIPLGGHRQGRVFTPGKAVTFTCLRGLVLRGSARRVCQNSGQWSGEEPRCEGRYAYDNVTSVAEHLDVSEEITSHARTGTNIYFVLHASGSIGAENLKTSWEFIIAVMKQATLVSDKVWFAVVGFGSSAQLVSALTKKGTDVEEAWEQFQKTNSFTQRGANMGAALRQVLSLIQTEPPRTSARKHIVVLITSERHNVGLDPAGVSAQIQAAVPDPDQNLDIFALGVGGAHKEQMERIATKKPGTQRSFYLQSYRELGALAQLLRGSDEGLGCGVRGVGRSPAIGRVFRGEQAEEKQWPWQVYLRLKDKHHSYSAGGSIGAPSWVLTAAHNVWDAEAGRAMNPDQVTAAVGLTTIPQQPPGLRVGRIIVHEGYKGLLNFDFDIALLNLTQPLAFTPKIRPVCLPCSAEMSRILDLPAAGWEETCAYQGRILTGHGGDEEEREIRGIITGWGKTGRRAPRKQLQQAEVVIQSRPHCQEKLKNFTSNMFCAIGEKGQDACQGDSGGPFVVRQNQRWIQVGIVSHGSTEKCDGTSLGGYTSVPQLMGWIRTKVPELGFE; encoded by the exons ATGCCCTACCCCAGCGTGACCACATCTCAGCGCCGGGGGAGGGACccccgtataaccagcccccatgccccaccccaaagATGGCTGCATTCTTGGCCATCTCTGACCATGCCTGGTGGCAGAGGTGCATtgtggaagggaaggggaatTTGTTCACCCCTGCCACGAG ATGCAGTCTGTGGGGATGCGGAAGGTATCCAAGGGGGTGAGGTCGTGTACCCCAAGATCCGAACCAATGGCAGCGTCCTGGAGTATCGCTGCCCCCCAAACAGCTACGCCCATCCCGTGAGCTGGAGGGTCTGTCAGTCCAGCGGGAAGTGGTCACCTCTGAGGAATGCCTTCGAGTCAGCCCAACGGCCCTCCTGCATCA acTACACCTGCACTGGCTACATCACCTTCGAGAACGGGTGGCACGAGCCCCGGCAGAGCAAGTACAGCGTCGGGGACACGATCACCTTCCACTGCCAGTCCGGGCACCAGCTCTTCGGCGCCGCCCGCCGCACCTGCCTGGCCAACGGCGAGTGGAGCGGCCGCACGGCCGTGTGCGACCCCGAgg ACTCTCTGTGCCCCTGGCCAGGCATCCCCCTCGGGGGGCATCGCCAGGGCCGCGTCTTCACGCCAGGCAAAGCCGTGACGTTCACCTGCCTCCGAGGCCTGGTGCTGCGAGGCTCTGCCCGCCGCGTGTGCCAGAACTCAGGCCAGTGGTCGGGGGAGGAGCCGCGCTGTGAGG GCCGCTACGCCTACGACAACGTGACCTCTGTGGCCGAGCACCTGGACGTGTCGGAAGAAATCACCTCGCACGCACGGACAG gcaccaACATATACTTTGTCCTGCACGCGTCGGGCAGCATCGGGGCCGAGAATCTGAAAACAAGTTGGGAATTCATCATCGCCGTCATGAAACAG GCCACCCTGGTCTCTGACAAAGTCTGGTTCGCGGTGGTGGGATTCGGCAGCTCAGCCCAGCTGGTGTCGGCTCTGACCAAGAAGGGCACAGATGTGGAGGAGGCCTGGGAGCAGTTCCAGAAAACAA ACAGCTTCACCCAGCGAGGCGCCAACATGGGGGCCGCGTTGAGGCAGGTTCTGTCCCTGATCCAGACGGAGCCGCCGAGAACCAGCGCCAGGAAACACATCGTGGTTCTGATCACGAGTG AGAGACACAATGTGGGGCTGGacccagccggggtctcagcacAGATCCAGGCAGCCGTCCCCGACCCGGACCAGAACCTGG ataTCTTCGCGCTGGGGGTCGGTGGTGCCCACAAGGAGCAGATGGAGCGAATCGCCACGAAGAAGCCGGGGACCCAAAGATCCTTCTACCTGCAGAGCTACCGTGAGCTGGGGGCCCTCGCCCAGCTGCTGCGGGGCTCGG ACGAAGGGCTCGGCTGTGGGGTGCGGGGCGTGGGGCGCAGCCCGGCCATCGGGCGGGTTTTCCGTGGGGAGCAGGCGGAGGAGAAGCAGTGGCCCTGGCAGGTGTATCTGAGGTTGAAAGACAAG catCATTCCTACAGCGCGGGGGGCTCCATCGGAGCCCCCTCCTGGGTCCTGACCGCGGCTCACAACGTCTGGGACGCCGAGGCCGGGCGAGCCATGAACCCGGACCAAGTCACTGCGGCCGTCG GGCTGACCACcatcccccagcagcccccaggccTCCGCGTGGGGCGAATCATCGTCCACGAGGGCTACAAAGGACTTTTGAATTTTGACTTCGACATCGCACTGCTCAACCTCACCCAGCCTCTGGCCTTCACCCCCAAAATCCG GCCCGTCTGTCTCCCCTGCAGCGCGGAGATGAGCCGCATCCTGGACCTGCCGGCGGCCGGCTGGGAGGAGACGTGCGCGTACCAAG GCCGGATCCTGACGGGGCACGGCGGGgatgaggaggagagagaaatccGGGGCATCATCACCGGCTGGGGGAAGACCGGGAGGCGGGCGcccaggaagcagctgcagcaggccgAGGTGGTGATACAG AGCCGCCCACACTGCCAGGAGaagctgaaaaatttcacctCCAACATGTTTTGTGCCATCGGAGAGAAGGGTCAAGACGCCTGCCAGG gtgaCTCCGGGGGACCCTTCGTAGTGAGGCAAAACCAGCGCTGGATACAG GTTGGCATCGTGAGCCATGGTTCCACTGAGAAGTGCGATGGCACCAGCCTAGGAGGCTACACGAGCGTCCCGCAGCTCATGGGCTGGATCAGGACCAAGGTCCCGGAGCTGGGATTCGAGTGA